In one window of Drosophila innubila isolate TH190305 chromosome 2L unlocalized genomic scaffold, UK_Dinn_1.0 4_B_2L, whole genome shotgun sequence DNA:
- the LOC117780785 gene encoding 40S ribosomal protein S21, translating to MENDAGENVDLYVPRKCSASNRIIHAKDHASVQLSIVVVDPETGRQTDGTKTYAICGEIRRMGESDDCIVRLAKKDGLITKNF from the exons ATGGAGAACGACGCCGGTGAGAATGTCGATTTGTACGTGCCCCGTAAATG CTCGGCATCAAACAGAATTATCCACGCTAAGGACCACGCCTCCGTGCAATtgagcattgttgttgtggatccCGAGACCGGCCGCCAAACTGACGGCACAAAGACCTACGCCATTTGCGGCGAGATTCGTCGCATGGGCGAGTCCGACGATTGTATTGTGCGTCTGGCCAAGAAGGATGGCCTCATTACCAA GAACTTCTAA